A genomic stretch from Theropithecus gelada isolate Dixy chromosome 2, Tgel_1.0, whole genome shotgun sequence includes:
- the NCEH1 gene encoding neutral cholesterol ester hydrolase 1 isoform X3: MAEELNAVIVSIEYRLVPKVYFPEQIHDVVRATKYFLKPEVLQKYMVDPGRICISGDSAGGNLAAALGQQFTQDASLKNKLKLQALIYPVLQALDFNTPSYQQNVNTPILPRYVMVKYWVDYFKGNYDFVQAMIINNHTSLDVEEAAALRARLNWTSLLPASFTKNYKPVVQTTGNARIVQELPQLLDARSAPLIADQAVLQLLPKTYILTCEHDVLRDDGIMYAKRLESAGVEVTLDHFEDGFHGCMIFTSWPTNFSVGIRTRNSYIKWLDQNL, translated from the exons ATACAGGCTAGTTCCAAAGGTTTATTTTCCTGAGCAAATTCATGATGTTGTACGGGCCACAAAGTATTTCCTGAAGCCAGAAGTCTTACAGAAGTATATGGTTGATCCAggcagaatttgcatttctggtgACAGTGCTGGTGGAAATCTGGCTGCTGCCCTTGGACAACAG TTTACTCAAGATGCCAGCCTAAAAAATAAGCTCAAACTGCAAGCTTTAATTTATCCGGTTCTTCAAGCTTTAGATTTTAACACACCATCTTATCAGCAAAATGTGAATACGCCAATCCTGCCCCGCTATGTCATGGTGAAGTATTGGGTGGACTACTTCAAAGGCAACTATGACTTTGTGCAGGCAATGATCATTAACAATCACACTTCACTTGATGTGGAAGAGGCTGCTGCCCTCAGGGCCCGTCTAAACTGGACATCCCTCTTGCCTGCATCCTTCACAAAGAACTACAAGCCTGTTGTACAGACCACAGGCAATGCCAGGATTGTCCAGGAGCTTCCTCAGTTGCTGGATGCCCGCTCTGCCCCACTCATTGCAGACCAGGCAGTGCTGCAGCTCCTCCCAAAGACCTACATTCTGACGTGTGAGCATGATGTTCTCAGAGACGATGGGATCATGTATGCCAAGCGTTTGGAGAGTGCCGGTGTGGAAGTGACCCTGGATCACTTTGAGGATGGCTTTCACGGATGTATGATTTTCACTAGCTGGCCCACCAATTTCTCAGTGGGAATCCGGACTAGGAATAGTTACATCAAGTGGCTGGATCAAAACCTGTAA